A window of Streptomyces sp. NBC_01689 genomic DNA:
GGGGCGACCAAGCGGGTGAACGCCGTGCGGTGGGGTGTCGCCAAGAACATCGTGCTGGGGTGGTTCATCACCATGCCGGCGGCGGCGGTGGTGGCCGCGGTGAGTTTCTGGGTCGTGGATCTGGCGTTTCTGTAGGGAGTGCGTCGGAGGTTCGCGAGGGGGTTCTCTCGCCCCCGCCGCCCCTACCCGACCCATCCCCGGGGCTCCGCCCCGGACCCCGCCGAGGGGCTCTGCCTCCTGGACCCCCGATCGCCCGAAGGGCTCGTCCTCAATCGCCGGACGGGCTGGGGTGTCGGGCTCTGTCTCAAGTGCCCCGGGCTGAGTGCCCGCGTATCGAACACCGGCCCCGGCCTCGCGTGCCGAACCGGGGAATCGCGCACCGGCTCCGGCCTCGCCTTCCGGCCGTGGAATCCCGCGTCGGCCGGCAGCCGACCTCCGTTGACCTGCGGACCTCTCCACCTGTCCGTAAGGAGCCCGCACGCCAGGCCGCAGCCTGCGCCGGAGGGGAAATGGAGGGGCCCGCCCCCGGGAGCCAGGGGCGGGCCCTTCTCGTCCTCGCGGTGGCACCGCCATGCAGCACCGCGAGGGGTTCTTGTGGGAGCGGCTCAGCCGAAGCGGCCCGAGATGTAGTCCTCGGTGGCCTGGACCGACGGGTTGGAGAAGATGCGCTCCGTGTCGTCGATCTCGATGAGGCGGCCCGGCTGGCCCACCGCGGCCAGGTTGAAGAACGCGGTGCGGTCGGAGACGCGCGCGGCCTGCTGCATGTTGTGCGTCACGATGACGATCGTGAAGCGCTCCTTCAGCTCACCGATCAGGTCCTCGATGGCGAGGGTGGAGATCGGGTCCAGGGCCGAGCACGGCTCGTCCATGAGGAGGACCTGCGGCTCCACCGCGATCGCCCGCGCGATGCACAGACGCTGCTGCTGGCCGCCGGACAGGCCCGAGCCGGGCTTGTTCAGGCGGTCCTTGACCTCGTTCCAGAGGTTCGCGCCCTTGAGGGACTTCTCGACGATGTCGCCCAGCTCGGACTTGCGGTAGTTGCCGTTGAGCTTGAGGCCCGCCGCCACGTTGTCGAAGATCGACATGGTGGGGAAGGGGTTGGGACGCTGGAAGACCATGCCGATCGTGCGGCGCACGGCGACCGGGTCGACACCCTGGCCGTACAGGTCCTCGTCGTCCAGCAGGACCTTGCCCTCGACGCGGCCGCCGGGGGTGACCTCGTGCATCCGGTTGAGGGTGCGCAGGAAGGTCGACTTGCCGCAGCCGGAGGGGCCGATGAAGGCCGTCACCGAGCGGGGCTCGACCGTCATCGAGATGTCTTCGATCGCCTTGTGGGCGCTGTAGTAAGCGGTCAGGC
This region includes:
- the pstB gene encoding phosphate ABC transporter ATP-binding protein PstB, with protein sequence MAKRIDVSGLTAYYSAHKAIEDISMTVEPRSVTAFIGPSGCGKSTFLRTLNRMHEVTPGGRVEGKVLLDDEDLYGQGVDPVAVRRTIGMVFQRPNPFPTMSIFDNVAAGLKLNGNYRKSELGDIVEKSLKGANLWNEVKDRLNKPGSGLSGGQQQRLCIARAIAVEPQVLLMDEPCSALDPISTLAIEDLIGELKERFTIVIVTHNMQQAARVSDRTAFFNLAAVGQPGRLIEIDDTERIFSNPSVQATEDYISGRFG